Part of the Acaryochloris thomasi RCC1774 genome, GGCGGTCGTACTCAACCGTCATCTCATTGCGGAAGGCGTGCACATTAAAGTCAAAGCCAACAACCGCTCTCTTCAGATCTTACTGAAAGCTCCTGAAGGCACAAATCAGTCAACAGTCCTAAAGATCCTGCAGCAGCAAATGGTCAATCTGCAGACCCACGCCTTTGACATCGTCAAGATTTACACGCCTTTGCCAGGGACGCAAACGGCTAATTTAGTTCACAGTTTTGAACTGACGGCTCCACAGAGCAATACGGCTTCGCAAAATAGCAGTGCCCCGGTACCAGCGGCTCAACATCCTCCAGGTTCAAAGACGCAAGCAAACGGGGAGAGGGTTTCTGTCGCCGACTTCCTCGCTCGGGTGACGAATTTAGACGATATCAAGGCGTTGAAGAGTCATCCGTTCTTCACGGGGCAGTGTCCGCAGTGCGGCGCAGCATATGAATATGACGAGCTACCGGTTTATTGGGACTGTCGTCGTTGCAGCTGGCGAGACGACCTGAGTGGAATGATGTCACAGGTCACAGACCTGAAGCCCAAAACGATAGTCGCAGAGATGAAGCGTCTCGGGAACTATTTGATGGAGGCTGGGTTGCTAACCGAATCGCAGATCAACGTTGCCCTGGCCGACCAGGAAATTACGGGAATGCGCCTGGGTGAAGCCCTGGTCAGACGAGGCTGGGTTAAAGAAGAAACGATTGAGTATCTGATGAAGAAGGTGATCATACCTGAGCGTCAACATACAACTGAAGCAGACTTAGAAGTGAGCCGCAATTTAGTTCAGGCACTCCTTAAACAGCAGCCCGATGCGGTAGCCGCGTCGCAAATTTCAGCAGATGTGCCGTCAAGTGGCCAGTCCCCCTTATCTAACAGGCCACCTTCGGCAGTGCCTAATGAGCGCGCGACTCTGGTACTGCCAGATTTAGATATCAGCGAACATCTTGAAGACCACCTATCCTAGTAGGCGGCCTTCCTCACATGATGGGATGGTTTGTTTAGCTAACGACGCAACCTCGTCTAGTTCTGGGCAACCTGGGGTAGCCCCATGCTGTAGTTGCGGACTCGGCTACTGAGGTTGTAGCCAATCACGCCTTTCTGCAGCAAAGATCGGACAAAATGTTCGAGGTCTGAACCAATACGACGCAGATTATAGTCAGTCAAATCTTCACCACCGTAAGATTCCACTAGCTCATCAAACTTGTCGTAGACCCGACGCAGGGCGTCTTCGTTCCACTCCAGCTCGTTATCAGGATCGACATCTAGCGTCAGCACCGTATCGCTGGGCTTGAGCTGATTGTCTTCAACCTCAGCAGTGAAGATATGAATATGGCGAGTTGTGGATTTTATGAGCATGGTCATCTACGATGGCAACTCTCACTATTGTATGCACGGGTCGCCTCAATCGCGCTACCCATAAAGCTGTTTAAGAGTCTGAGAGTCTGGTGCGGGTGTTCACGATTACAGTCTCCAACGAGAACGTTAATCAGCAACCTTAAACACCTTAGGCATTTGGCCAGAGGCAAGACGGTCCCAATAGTTTTTCAAATCGCTCGCGACCTCATTGGAAAGGAAGTAGCACCCCAGTAGGTTCGGGAAGGCCATGCCCAAAAACAGTAAGTCCGTGAAATCAATGACGACGGAGAGGCTCAACCAACTCCCGAGGAATGTGCAGATGATGTAAATAACTTTGAAAATGATGGCACTCCGTTCACCAAATAGATAAGTCCAAGCTTGGATTCCGTAGTAGCTCCAGGTGACAATCGTAGAAAAGGCAAATAAACAAACAGCAATACTTAACAAAATAGGGAACCAGCCCGCGACGGTGGCGAAGGCATTGGCAGTAATTTCAACACCTTCCAGGTCTGTCTGTTCGTAGGCCTTTGAAACAATAATTACCAATGCAGTCATATTACAGATTACGACCGTATCAATGAAGGGCTCTAGTAAGGAGACCAGGCCCTCACGAATCGGCTCATGTGTACGGGCAGCAGAATGCACAATGGATGCGGAACCAACCCCAGCTTCGTTTGAGAAGCTGCTGCGTTTAATGCCTTGGACCATGACACCAATAATGCCACCCACGGCTGCGGTAGGGGCAAAGGCACCTTGAAAGATAAGGCCAATAGCTGCGGGCAACTCTGAGAGACTGCCCGACAATATGACAAGACAACTGCAGACGTAAATGATCGCCATCCCAGGAACCAGCTTTCCCGCTACAGCGCCGATACGTTTAATGCCGCCAAGAATGACGAGCGCGGCCAAGGCGGAAACGATCAGACCGAACAACCAAGCCGGAAAGGTCGGCACCACGTTTTTAACGGCAGCGTAAGCCTGATTAGACTGAAACAGGTTTCCGCCGCCAATGCTGCCGCCTAAGCATAGAATGCAGAATAAAATCGCGAGTCCCTGACCAACAGGACGTAAACCTCGCTGCGCTAGTCCAGCATTTAGGTAGTAGGCAGGACCACCTAGGACCGTGCCATCAGGGGCGACACGGCGATATTTGACACCCAAGGTGCATTCTACAAACTTGCTGGTCATGCCGAGCAAACCGGCAATCGTCATCCAGACCATCGCACCGGGGCCACCAATGCTGATCGCAACAGCGACTCCAGCAATGTTGCCCAAACCTACGGTACCGGAGAGCGCCGTAGATAAAGCTTGAAAGTGGGTGACTTCGCCCTGATCGTGGATATCATCATATTGACCGCGCACGACATCAATGGCGTGCTTAAAGCCTCGAATATTGATAAAACCCATGCGCAGCGTGAAAAAGAAGGCGGCGACAAACAGCCACAGCACAATAAAGGGAAAGCCGTTCTCACCCCCAATAGAGAAGAAGAAGAAGCCACCTAGGACATCATTAATAGGTTGAATAACTTTATCAATACCTGTTAGCTCATCTTCTTGGGCCATCACTCTAGCGGCCGGGATCAGAACCATTAACGTGATGAGGAGCAGGTAGACCCATCGAGTTCTGGTTCCGCCGAGGAATGAGCGAAGCCAAGTTCGGGTCGGATGGCTCCTTTGTCGCTCTTTGGCATTCAACCTATTTTTTTCAGTCATAATTTTTTATAGTTAGACCTCAGCTCAGCCTCTCAGTGCCTTAAGTGCAGCTTACTAGCGCTGTTGGCATAAGAGCTTAGCATCTTCCTTGTGATCTAACCTACTTTTGTATGTTAAGCAGCGGAGACTTGTGATATGTCCATAGAAACGCGATGACATTTCTAATTTTGGTCAGTGGGCTGGCACTATTTTTGGCTTGGAATCTGGGCGCAAATGATGTGGCAAATGCGATGGGCACATCGGTGGGATCTAAGGCGCTCACGCTTCGTCAGGCGATCGTGTTAGCAGGCGTTCTAGAATTTTCAGGGGCGGTTCTGTTTGGTCGGCAGGTGATCGCAACTTTAATGCGGGGCGTTGTGGATTTAGAGCTGTTTCGCCCCCAGCCTCAACTTTTACTACTAGGAATGGTGTCCGTGCTGCTCACCTGTGGCCTGTGGCTGCAGGTTGCAACTTGGCAGGGGTGGCCGGTGGCCTCTTCCCATGCAACGGTGGGGGCAATCGCAGGCATGAGCTGCACGGCCTTCGGGATTCGGACGGTTCACTGGTCCGTGATTGGCCTCATTTCTCTCACCTGGATTCTGACGCCACTGCTCAGTGGGCTAATGGCGGCGCTATTCTATAGCGTGGTGAAACGCAACCTTTTAGAGCATCCCCACAGGCTAGAGGAATGGTTGCCCTGGCTCAGCGTGGTGGCGTGGCTGATCGTCGGTGCCGTCGTGCTGCCCCAATTCTCTGCGTTGACCCAAGGGGTTCCGGGCGGGACGCTCACGGTGGCGCTGGTGGGGGCGGTCATATTTACGCTCTACCAATGGTCCAGGGTTGATCAAGATCCAGAGGCGGCGGTTGAACCCCGGATGGGCACGTTTCAGGTTCTCAGTGCCTGTATGGTTGCTTTTGCTCACGGCTCTAATGATGTGGGGAATGCTGTGGCTCCGTTGGTTGCGATCGCAACCCTCTACACCACCGGCAGCATCCCCTCCGGCGACCTATCTGCCCCGCTCTGGATTCTTATACTGGGGGGCATTGGCATCACCGCCGGTCTCGCCATTTCAGGTCGCAAAGTCATCTCAACCGTTGGCGAGCAGATCATTCCTCTACAGACCAGTAGTGGCTTCAGTGCAGAACTCGCCACCGCCACCACCGTGTTGCTGTCTTCTCGCTTTGGCCTACCAGTCTCCACCACCCATGCCCTGATCGGAGGCGTCGTCGGGATTGGTCTGGTTCAAGACTGGCGGACCATTCAACTCACAACGCTCCGCCAGATTGCCTTAGCATGGCTGATCACCATCCCCATCTCGATCTCGCTATCTGCCCTCATCTTCTTAGGGCTGCAGCGGCTACCACTCTAGACGGTGGAGAAGCCGAATTTAAAGCACGACCTTAATTGCCTCTTGTGCTTCACAGCGCAGCTTCGCTGAAATTCGGAATAGCTCTCGCCCTGTATTTAAGTAGTGATCGTCATAGCAAAGCGTGAAGCGCTCCAGCTCTTCAACCCCGTCTTCAAGATGACTCAAACAGTAGTAAAGATGCGCCGCAATCCCTGCCATATTGGCAGGGTTGGGCATCGACCGAAAAGAGGTTTGTGCAGACTCTAGCGTCACGCGGCAATTATCAAGGTAAGTCTGAAAATCTTCCATGAGCTGATCGTCAAAAGGATCGGCAGCCAGCTGAGCAATTTCTGGCTTAAGCTGACTGATCACCTGAGCCAGCTCACGATTAACAGGGCCATAAACCCGCTGCAGCCAATCCTGCAGATGAGAATCAGTATCCCGCGAGACCTGTGAGGGGCGATGCGGCTGCGCCGTCCGAGCCTGAGGACCACTCTGCCCCCGCCGTACTTGGTCATAGTTTTGCCGCCGTCGGCGATCGCTCAAAACCTCATAGGCCGCATTCACCTGAGCAATGCGATCATGATCGGCCATCTTGCTGTGACTATCAGGATGGAAGCGCTTCGCCAACTGACGATAGGCGCGCTTTACCTCCTCCTGGGTCGCAGTCGACTTAACGCCTAGCACTCGATAGGGATCAACATTCTCCATGATGCACTCATAACAGCTTTAACAAATCCAGCGATGAAAAGGTCTTTAATATACTCGATCCCTGTTCCTCTATCACTCAGCGCTAGCACCGGCTTCCTATACTTTTTGGGTGCTGCCTGTCCGGTCTTTGCAGACATCTTTAGCACACGATTCGAGCACAGCGGGCTGTTGCATAACTTTACTAAGTTTTATAATGTTGCATAACTAGCTATCAAATGGAAGCGAGTGGCAGGCTCTATAGTTATTCACTTCTGGGACATTAGAACCCTCAAACATCTTTAAGAGCCTGCTTTGTTTTATGGGGAGGCCAAAGCCCCTAGAATAGAACCGTCTTTCCACTTCAACCTGTCGCATTAACAAGCAGCCGTGAAATTATTCGTTTACCACACTCCTGAACTTCTTCCTCAACAAGGTCGCCCTCAATGTGCGATCGCAATTGACGTTCTCCGCGCCAGTACGACAATTACAACGGCCCTTAACTCTGGGGCAGAAGCGATTCAAGTCTTTAGCGACATCGACGAACTTTTTGCCGCCAGCGAGGAATTCCCAGAAGAGAAACGCCTGCGGGCGGGAGAACGGGGTGGCAAAAAGGTTGCTAAGTGCGACTTGGGCAACTCTCCCCTCGACTGCACCCCTGAAAAGGTAGAAGGCAAACGCTTATTTCTGAGCACCACCAACGGCACGCGATGCCTAGAAAGCGTTCAGCAAGTATCCACCGTACTGGTAGCGGCACTCATCAATCGTCAGGCAGTGGTGGATTATCTGCTCAAGAAAAAGCCAGGGAAAGTATGGTTAGTCGGCTCCGGTTGGCAGGGGGAATATTCTCTAGAAGATACGATTTGTGCAGGAGCGGTTGCCGATGGCGTTCTAGAGCAGTCGAAAAGTACGCTTAGCAAAATATCCGGTAATGATGAACTCATTGCAGCGGTGGCCCTTTATCGCCAGTGGAAAGGGCAGCTTCAGGAGGTGATGGCTCTCTCTAGTCATGGACAGCGCCTTAATCGTCTTCGGGGCCAGAAAGACATCGCCTACTGCTGTGAGATAGATACGGTCAATGTGCTGCCGGTGCAGAAACAGCCTGGTTTGCTAGTTGTCCGTCAGCCTGGATTTTTTGAAAAGCTATTTTCAGGTGGCTTATTTGGGGGCGGTAAGAAAGAGCCTAAAGCGAAGGCGCTCAAAAACGCTGCAGTTAAAGACGCTGCAGTTAAGGACGAGCCAAAGGCACTGCCCTCAGCCAAAGACAAGCAGGCAAGGCCAGAGAAGAACCGTAAGCAAAAAGGGAAATCCACTGCGCCCGCAACCAGCCCACAGCCCGCAGCTGAGGCAAAATCTAAAGCTGGCGGAAGAAAGGCGCTGAAATCAGCAGGCAGTCCACCGCAATCTGTGACGAAGACGGACAATGGCAAAGTAGATAAGGCAAAGATAGAACGAGCAAAAATAGCGGAACAGGCAAAGCCAGCAGAAGCCTCAAAGAGCAAGGCAAATGCGGCTGCCGCCGCCAAGGCAAAACAAGCCGAAGCAAAGCTAAAGGCAGAAGCGGAGAAAGCAAAAGCTGAAAAGGCCAAGGCGGACAAAGCCAAGGCTGAAGCAGAAAAAGCAAAAGCGGAGGCAAAGGCAAAGGCTGAAGCGGAAAAAGCTAAGGCTGAGAGAGCCAAGGCAGACAAAGCTAAG contains:
- the ndhM gene encoding NAD(P)H-quinone oxidoreductase subunit M, with the translated sequence MLIKSTTRHIHIFTAEVEDNQLKPSDTVLTLDVDPDNELEWNEDALRRVYDKFDELVESYGGEDLTDYNLRRIGSDLEHFVRSLLQKGVIGYNLSSRVRNYSMGLPQVAQN
- a CDS encoding alanine/glycine:cation symporter family protein, with the translated sequence MVLIPAARVMAQEDELTGIDKVIQPINDVLGGFFFFSIGGENGFPFIVLWLFVAAFFFTLRMGFINIRGFKHAIDVVRGQYDDIHDQGEVTHFQALSTALSGTVGLGNIAGVAVAISIGGPGAMVWMTIAGLLGMTSKFVECTLGVKYRRVAPDGTVLGGPAYYLNAGLAQRGLRPVGQGLAILFCILCLGGSIGGGNLFQSNQAYAAVKNVVPTFPAWLFGLIVSALAALVILGGIKRIGAVAGKLVPGMAIIYVCSCLVILSGSLSELPAAIGLIFQGAFAPTAAVGGIIGVMVQGIKRSSFSNEAGVGSASIVHSAARTHEPIREGLVSLLEPFIDTVVICNMTALVIIVSKAYEQTDLEGVEITANAFATVAGWFPILLSIAVCLFAFSTIVTWSYYGIQAWTYLFGERSAIIFKVIYIICTFLGSWLSLSVVIDFTDLLFLGMAFPNLLGCYFLSNEVASDLKNYWDRLASGQMPKVFKVAD
- a CDS encoding inorganic phosphate transporter, translated to MTFLILVSGLALFLAWNLGANDVANAMGTSVGSKALTLRQAIVLAGVLEFSGAVLFGRQVIATLMRGVVDLELFRPQPQLLLLGMVSVLLTCGLWLQVATWQGWPVASSHATVGAIAGMSCTAFGIRTVHWSVIGLISLTWILTPLLSGLMAALFYSVVKRNLLEHPHRLEEWLPWLSVVAWLIVGAVVLPQFSALTQGVPGGTLTVALVGAVIFTLYQWSRVDQDPEAAVEPRMGTFQVLSACMVAFAHGSNDVGNAVAPLVAIATLYTTGSIPSGDLSAPLWILILGGIGITAGLAISGRKVISTVGEQIIPLQTSSGFSAELATATTVLLSSRFGLPVSTTHALIGGVVGIGLVQDWRTIQLTTLRQIALAWLITIPISISLSALIFLGLQRLPL
- a CDS encoding J domain-containing protein encodes the protein MENVDPYRVLGVKSTATQEEVKRAYRQLAKRFHPDSHSKMADHDRIAQVNAAYEVLSDRRRRQNYDQVRRGQSGPQARTAQPHRPSQVSRDTDSHLQDWLQRVYGPVNRELAQVISQLKPEIAQLAADPFDDQLMEDFQTYLDNCRVTLESAQTSFRSMPNPANMAGIAAHLYYCLSHLEDGVEELERFTLCYDDHYLNTGRELFRISAKLRCEAQEAIKVVL
- a CDS encoding 2-phosphosulfolactate phosphatase family protein, with product MKLFVYHTPELLPQQGRPQCAIAIDVLRASTTITTALNSGAEAIQVFSDIDELFAASEEFPEEKRLRAGERGGKKVAKCDLGNSPLDCTPEKVEGKRLFLSTTNGTRCLESVQQVSTVLVAALINRQAVVDYLLKKKPGKVWLVGSGWQGEYSLEDTICAGAVADGVLEQSKSTLSKISGNDELIAAVALYRQWKGQLQEVMALSSHGQRLNRLRGQKDIAYCCEIDTVNVLPVQKQPGLLVVRQPGFFEKLFSGGLFGGGKKEPKAKALKNAAVKDAAVKDEPKALPSAKDKQARPEKNRKQKGKSTAPATSPQPAAEAKSKAGGRKALKSAGSPPQSVTKTDNGKVDKAKIERAKIAEQAKPAEASKSKANAAAAAKAKQAEAKLKAEAEKAKAEKAKADKAKAEAEKAKAEAKAKAEAEKAKAERAKADKAKAEAEKAKAEATIAPKKAESAPAAKAEPAKAKAAKTESVKAAMKTEEKTAEPMKSAESKPSSSIATASSSTPTTSEKQPATSNVKAESGAAKPGSTEQSVKPAMTATAQSSDAKPAVTKSAEEKASAPSAKPEAKKAGKESFKLPTLKGFTDRLGRLGK